The Bacteroidota bacterium genome includes a region encoding these proteins:
- a CDS encoding Na+ dependent nucleoside transporter, translated as MLAAGVLDLRFNNVSIFWTVLLGIITVYIILKIRIKEKSPVKWSILLALFLLCLSVVTQFLPTNSFVIAMQAISKTFVAMISLSHKGTEMLFGNLADANQSWGFVFAIQVLPNIIFFAAISAMLYYLGVLQKIVYVFAYLLRKLNIGGPESLSTSANIFLGQTEAPLMIKPYLEQLNRSEVLCIMIGGMANTAGSVLAAYVTLLGGSDVGQQEYFALHLFCQSLMSAPAAIVCSKLLFPQTTKDLTKELKITDEKLGDNMLDAISLGTTDGLKLAVNVGAMLIAFTALIWVANGVLGWVGDITTLNAFIQANTTYESLSIQMILGYVFSPVAWLIGVPGRDMLAIGQLLGEKTIINEFNAYITFANMKADNVIQDPKSILIATYALSGFANFASIGIQIGGISQLAPSQRKNLTELGIKALIGGTIATFLCATMVGMFY; from the coding sequence ATGTTAGCCGCAGGTGTCCTGGATCTTCGATTTAATAATGTATCCATATTCTGGACAGTTTTACTTGGAATAATTACGGTTTATATCATTTTAAAAATTCGGATCAAAGAGAAATCGCCGGTTAAATGGAGTATTCTTCTCGCTTTATTTTTATTGTGTTTATCTGTGGTAACGCAATTTCTGCCAACCAACTCCTTTGTTATTGCAATGCAGGCAATATCAAAAACATTTGTTGCCATGATAAGCCTCAGTCATAAGGGTACAGAAATGCTGTTTGGCAATCTTGCAGATGCAAATCAATCTTGGGGATTTGTTTTTGCGATTCAGGTATTGCCGAATATTATTTTTTTCGCAGCAATATCTGCTATGTTATATTATTTAGGAGTGCTGCAAAAGATCGTTTATGTATTTGCTTATTTATTGAGGAAATTAAATATCGGTGGTCCGGAAAGTTTGTCTACCTCGGCAAATATTTTTCTCGGCCAAACAGAAGCTCCATTAATGATAAAACCATATTTGGAACAGTTAAACCGTTCGGAAGTTTTGTGTATCATGATTGGAGGAATGGCAAATACTGCAGGAAGTGTTCTCGCAGCGTATGTTACTTTGTTGGGAGGAAGTGATGTTGGGCAACAGGAATATTTTGCCTTACATTTATTTTGTCAGAGTTTAATGAGTGCACCAGCTGCAATAGTATGTTCTAAATTGTTATTTCCTCAAACTACAAAAGACCTCACAAAAGAATTAAAGATAACAGATGAAAAGCTTGGTGATAATATGTTGGATGCAATTTCGCTCGGAACCACAGATGGTTTAAAACTTGCAGTAAATGTAGGCGCTATGTTAATTGCATTCACAGCATTGATCTGGGTGGCAAACGGAGTTCTTGGTTGGGTTGGAGATATAACCACATTGAATGCATTTATTCAGGCAAATACCACATATGAATCTTTATCCATTCAAATGATATTAGGATATGTTTTTTCACCTGTTGCATGGCTTATCGGGGTCCCGGGAAGAGATATGTTAGCCATAGGTCAATTACTTGGGGAGAAGACAATTATTAATGAATTTAACGCCTATATTACTTTTGCAAATATGAAAGCGGATAACGTAATACAGGATCCGAAATCTATTTTAATTGCAACATATGCGTTGAGTGGATTTGCAAATTTCGCATCCATAGGAATTCAGATCGGAGGAATTAGTCAACTTGCTCCGAGTCAGCGAAAAAACTTAACGGAATTGGGAATTAAAGCCTTGATAGGCGGAACCATTGCAACATTTTTATGTGCTACAATGGTAGGAATGTTTTATTAA
- the crcB gene encoding fluoride efflux transporter CrcB, with protein MQLVLLIGFAGFLGTIARYLSGQLIYKFLPIAFPFGTLIVNILGCFIIGIVYGWFEKENIYSNEWKLIFATGFCGGFTTFSAFSIENIQLLREGQFGIALLYIFVSVVIGISATFGGVSLMKNI; from the coding sequence ATGCAACTTGTTTTGTTGATCGGTTTTGCCGGTTTTTTAGGAACTATCGCGAGATATTTGAGCGGTCAGTTGATCTACAAATTTTTACCCATAGCCTTTCCATTCGGCACTTTGATCGTGAATATTTTAGGTTGTTTTATTATTGGAATTGTTTACGGATGGTTCGAAAAAGAAAACATCTACTCCAATGAATGGAAATTGATATTTGCGACAGGGTTTTGTGGCGGATTTACTACTTTTTCTGCCTTTTCCATCGAAAATATTCAACTCTTGCGCGAAGGACAATTCGGAATTGCACTTTTATATATATTTGTGAGTGTAGTTATTGGAATATCTGCTACCTTCGGCGGTGTTTCTTTAATGAAGAACATTTGA
- a CDS encoding bifunctional nuclease family protein produces MQKIELEISGLSHTITQSQSYAVLLSEVNGLRKLPIVIGAFEAQAIAVAIEKVVINRPLSHDLMKNIFTVFQINLKEVLIDNLQDGIFYSKLVCEKDGQEVEVDSRTSDALALAVRFNCPIFTYEFILESAGAIINEPENKEGSDEEDEENESVETLSTSISPQSDLSKLTIKELNEKLGELLDKEDYEAAARIRDELDRRKK; encoded by the coding sequence ATGCAAAAAATAGAATTGGAAATATCGGGTTTATCGCATACCATAACTCAATCTCAGAGTTATGCCGTGTTGCTCAGTGAGGTAAATGGTTTAAGAAAATTACCAATCGTGATAGGCGCCTTCGAAGCACAGGCAATAGCGGTTGCCATTGAAAAAGTGGTGATCAACCGACCATTATCACACGATCTGATGAAAAATATATTTACTGTTTTTCAGATCAACCTTAAGGAAGTGCTCATTGATAATTTACAAGATGGAATATTTTATTCTAAATTGGTTTGTGAAAAGGATGGTCAGGAAGTAGAAGTAGATTCGCGCACAAGCGATGCACTTGCACTAGCTGTTAGATTTAATTGTCCGATATTCACCTATGAGTTCATTTTAGAATCGGCAGGAGCAATTATTAATGAACCTGAAAATAAAGAAGGAAGTGATGAAGAAGATGAAGAAAACGAATCTGTTGAAACTCTTAGCACTTCCATATCACCACAATCTGATCTGAGTAAACTAACTATTAAAGAACTCAACGAAAAATTAGGAGAACTGCTGGATAAAGAAGATTATGAGGCCGCTGCAAGAATCAGGGATGAACTCGACAGAAGGAAAAAATAA
- a CDS encoding electron transfer flavoprotein subunit alpha/FixB family protein, which translates to MILVFAELSKGKLKKTALESAAYASKMGEATAIAFGSADSGELEKLGGYGISKVIHIADEKLNAVYSKAYSKIIVSTALAIGADIIILSHNSTGRSIAPRIAVKFEAPLFAGVNMLPENNVVRKAVFSGKAFADLQMQEGKKVLTINPNSYKAESTGALATVEVKAAEFADSDLDFAITAVEDEAGGHVPLPEAEIVVSGGRGLKGPENWGIIEDLANVLGAATACSRPVADIGWRPHHEHVGQTGLTIKPTLYIAVGISGAIQHLAGVNQSKVIVVINKDPEAPFFKAADYGIVGDAFEVLPKITEAIKRIKAQG; encoded by the coding sequence ATGATACTTGTTTTTGCAGAATTATCGAAAGGAAAATTAAAGAAAACAGCACTGGAATCAGCAGCTTACGCATCAAAAATGGGGGAGGCAACGGCTATTGCTTTTGGAAGTGCAGATAGTGGAGAATTGGAAAAATTAGGTGGATATGGTATATCAAAAGTAATTCACATAGCCGACGAAAAACTGAATGCTGTTTATTCAAAGGCATATTCTAAAATAATAGTTTCCACTGCATTAGCAATTGGAGCTGATATTATCATTTTATCGCATAATTCCACAGGGAGATCAATTGCGCCTCGTATAGCAGTGAAATTTGAAGCACCATTATTTGCGGGAGTAAATATGTTACCGGAAAATAATGTGGTGCGAAAAGCAGTGTTTTCAGGTAAGGCTTTTGCAGATCTTCAAATGCAGGAAGGTAAAAAGGTATTAACTATTAATCCAAACTCTTATAAAGCAGAATCAACAGGTGCTTTAGCTACTGTGGAGGTGAAAGCCGCGGAATTTGCTGATTCAGACCTTGATTTTGCTATTACCGCCGTTGAAGATGAGGCAGGTGGACACGTTCCGCTTCCGGAAGCAGAAATTGTTGTTTCCGGTGGAAGGGGACTTAAAGGTCCTGAAAACTGGGGAATAATTGAGGATCTCGCGAATGTTTTGGGTGCAGCAACAGCTTGCTCCAGACCCGTTGCGGATATTGGATGGCGTCCACATCATGAACACGTAGGTCAGACAGGTTTAACCATTAAACCCACTCTTTATATTGCTGTGGGAATTTCCGGTGCCATTCAACATTTAGCCGGAGTTAACCAGAGCAAAGTAATAGTGGTTATAAATAAAGATCCGGAAGCACCATTTTTCAAAGCGGCCGATTATGGAATAGTTGGTGATGCGTTTGAGGTTTTACCAAAAATTACCGAGGCTATTAAAAGGATCAAAGCACAAGGGTAA
- a CDS encoding electron transfer flavoprotein subunit beta/FixA family protein has translation MKLLVCISKVPDTTTKIVFTENNTKFNEAGVQFIINPYDEWYALVRALELKETLGGTVTVINVGKADSEQIIRKALALGADDAVRVDAEPLDSFQVASAIADYAKTQQFDIVFTGKETIDYNGGVVGGMIAELLDLPYVSLASKLDVDGTNLKIERELEGLKETVALSVPCVISAQKGMAEARIPNMRGILASKTKPVAIITPSSSNIKVTVKSFALPPEKTGCKLIAPENAEQLADLLHNEAKVI, from the coding sequence ATGAAATTATTGGTTTGTATAAGTAAAGTTCCGGATACAACTACAAAAATTGTATTTACCGAAAACAATACAAAATTTAATGAGGCCGGGGTGCAATTCATCATTAACCCTTATGATGAGTGGTACGCACTGGTAAGAGCTTTGGAATTAAAGGAAACGCTGGGTGGAACTGTTACCGTAATAAATGTTGGAAAAGCGGATAGCGAACAAATTATCAGAAAAGCTTTGGCGCTTGGAGCAGATGACGCAGTTAGAGTTGATGCAGAACCCTTGGATTCTTTTCAGGTTGCTTCCGCAATTGCAGATTACGCAAAAACGCAACAATTTGACATCGTGTTTACCGGTAAAGAAACCATTGATTATAACGGGGGAGTAGTAGGAGGTATGATCGCGGAACTTTTAGATCTTCCTTATGTATCACTGGCTTCCAAATTAGATGTGGATGGGACTAATCTGAAAATTGAACGTGAATTGGAGGGTTTGAAAGAAACTGTGGCATTATCGGTTCCATGTGTTATAAGTGCTCAAAAAGGCATGGCAGAGGCAAGAATTCCAAATATGCGCGGAATTTTGGCTTCCAAAACTAAACCTGTTGCTATCATAACACCATCCTCTTCCAATATCAAAGTAACCGTAAAATCCTTTGCTTTACCTCCTGAAAAAACAGGTTGTAAGCTTATAGCGCCCGAAAATGCAGAACAACTTGCAGATCTTTTGCATAATGAGGCTAAAGTGATCTGA
- a CDS encoding tetratricopeptide repeat protein, with the protein MDRVEQLLIYLAENPRDSFLQYALALEYIKKGEMETGLKYFEALVEADPDYVGTYYHLGKLYNKLGRKSDAENCYTTGLKIATKLNDQHSFAELQNAKTNLSLGIDDDE; encoded by the coding sequence ATGGATCGTGTAGAACAACTTTTAATTTATCTGGCAGAAAATCCCCGGGATTCATTTTTGCAATATGCTCTGGCGCTTGAATATATCAAAAAAGGAGAAATGGAAACCGGACTAAAATATTTCGAAGCACTTGTGGAAGCAGATCCTGATTATGTGGGAACTTACTATCACCTCGGCAAATTATATAACAAACTCGGCAGAAAATCAGATGCGGAAAATTGTTACACAACCGGTTTAAAAATTGCAACAAAATTGAATGATCAGCATAGTTTTGCAGAATTGCAAAATGCAAAAACGAATTTAAGTTTGGGTATAGACGACGACGAATGA
- the tilS gene encoding tRNA lysidine(34) synthetase TilS: MKTITLSEKFRSFISSEKLFSPDQKVLVAVSGGIDSVVLCDLFNKSGFEFAIAHCNFQLRGSDSEKDVELVKYLAKKYNVALYVEKFDTISYQKENKISLEVAARELRYRFFEEIRSNFNYDRVATGHHHNDNIETTIFNLIKGTGIKGLTGIPVINGKIIRPLLFATRSEIVDHARQNSLVFNFDETNLVNDFDRNRLRNEIIPLMKMINPSLEKTMMRNLNHFREIELIYQTQVKKKLRALTQIKGNDTYLPVSSIINLPAATTYLHEFLYPYQFNEDQINDILQSLGETGKIFYSEKYRIILDRKNIILTSIDKELESIIIIDGEKKTIDCSGFKLHLEFSKYNAQMQFNDSGNIAYFDADTISFPLILRTWEKGDYLYPLGLTKKKSDKPGKKKVSDLLTNAKYNILQKETTKVLLCGDKIIWVLGLRQDGRFQITNKTTRLLKIKMLPE; the protein is encoded by the coding sequence ATGAAAACTATTACTTTATCAGAAAAATTCAGATCATTTATTTCGAGCGAAAAATTATTTTCTCCCGATCAAAAAGTGCTTGTTGCGGTTAGCGGTGGAATTGATAGTGTGGTTTTATGTGATCTTTTTAATAAGTCGGGATTTGAATTCGCAATTGCGCACTGCAATTTCCAACTTCGGGGCAGCGACTCCGAGAAAGACGTTGAACTTGTGAAATATCTTGCAAAAAAATATAATGTTGCTTTGTATGTTGAAAAATTTGACACCATTTCCTATCAAAAGGAAAATAAAATTTCGTTGGAAGTTGCTGCAAGAGAATTAAGGTACAGATTTTTCGAAGAAATACGCAGTAATTTCAATTACGACCGGGTAGCCACAGGCCACCATCACAACGACAATATTGAAACAACGATCTTTAATCTGATAAAAGGTACCGGAATTAAAGGACTTACCGGTATTCCTGTTATAAATGGAAAGATTATCCGTCCATTGCTATTTGCAACACGTTCAGAAATTGTGGACCATGCGAGGCAAAATTCGTTGGTTTTTAATTTTGATGAAACTAATCTGGTAAATGATTTTGATAGAAACAGATTGAGAAATGAAATTATCCCTCTTATGAAAATGATCAATCCGTCATTGGAAAAAACAATGATGAGAAATTTAAACCATTTCAGAGAAATAGAGCTCATTTATCAAACTCAGGTTAAAAAGAAATTAAGGGCATTAACTCAGATTAAAGGAAATGATACATACTTACCTGTATCTTCCATTATAAATTTACCGGCTGCGACAACATATTTACATGAATTTCTTTACCCATATCAATTTAATGAAGATCAGATAAATGACATATTACAGAGTTTGGGAGAAACGGGAAAAATATTTTATAGCGAGAAATACAGAATCATTCTCGACAGAAAAAATATTATTCTTACTTCTATAGACAAAGAGTTGGAGAGTATAATTATTATTGACGGGGAAAAGAAAACGATTGATTGCAGTGGTTTTAAATTGCATCTGGAATTCAGTAAATACAATGCACAAATGCAATTTAATGATTCAGGAAATATTGCATATTTTGATGCGGACACCATTTCATTTCCATTGATTTTACGAACGTGGGAAAAAGGTGATTACCTCTACCCTCTTGGTTTAACCAAAAAAAAGTCGGACAAACCCGGAAAGAAAAAGGTAAGTGATCTATTAACGAATGCTAAATACAACATCCTGCAAAAAGAAACAACCAAGGTATTATTATGCGGCGATAAAATTATTTGGGTATTAGGATTGCGTCAGGATGGAAGATTTCAAATTACAAATAAGACTACCCGCCTACTCAAAATAAAAATGCTTCCCGAATAG
- a CDS encoding T9SS type A sorting domain-containing protein → MKKLLSIIAFVSFLIPLKAQSNYCGTLFSEDQMVWLRNFQNNYIPQDAGLRGGTTYYIPMKVHIVGTDDGIGYYNHTYLFTSICELNEHYAETGFVFYIYGEMDYIDNSDFYEHDWYDGEDMMDENNVDDLLNVYFVSDPAGNCGYFSPSDNGVAVAKSCAMPGGTTIAHEFGHFFSLPHTFYGWEYGIPDDEDQEWVNGANCNSAADGFCDTPPDYLDYRWNCPGPLQTDPNGDTFFSDGTFYMSYSNDACTDKFSIEQQDAMIANLLGPRNDLLDYPTPVYVDLTETPTPIVPLNDAVGLYPNYVYLEWTPVENATQYHLQISYSSGFSAIAHDVVTTNNYYEEKNLQLDKKYYWRVRPLSPLNTCEAASIAFNFTTGNVLTSVQESEIFNYFSVYPNPASSASTIDITYQTDESFSGTMNLLDITGKTIMIEEITINAGPDKLQLNLPELSEGIYFIQLNNGNKTDVLKLMINN, encoded by the coding sequence ATGAAAAAACTTCTTTCCATTATTGCTTTTGTGTCTTTTTTGATTCCCTTAAAAGCACAATCTAACTATTGCGGAACCTTATTTTCAGAAGATCAGATGGTTTGGCTACGCAATTTCCAAAATAATTATATTCCACAGGACGCCGGGTTACGCGGCGGTACGACCTACTACATACCAATGAAGGTGCATATAGTTGGAACCGACGATGGTATTGGTTATTACAATCATACCTACCTCTTTACTTCTATCTGCGAGCTAAACGAACATTATGCTGAAACAGGGTTTGTTTTTTACATTTATGGAGAGATGGATTATATTGATAATTCTGATTTTTATGAGCATGATTGGTACGATGGAGAAGATATGATGGACGAAAACAATGTGGATGATCTTTTAAATGTATATTTTGTTTCCGATCCTGCTGGTAACTGTGGTTATTTTAGCCCTTCTGATAATGGGGTTGCAGTAGCAAAATCATGCGCTATGCCAGGTGGAACTACCATTGCACATGAATTCGGTCACTTTTTCTCCCTTCCGCACACTTTTTACGGTTGGGAATATGGTATTCCAGATGATGAAGACCAGGAATGGGTGAATGGTGCTAATTGCAATTCTGCCGCTGATGGATTTTGTGACACTCCTCCGGATTATCTTGATTACAGATGGAATTGTCCCGGTCCACTTCAAACAGATCCTAATGGTGATACTTTTTTCAGCGATGGAACATTTTATATGTCATATTCCAATGATGCATGCACCGATAAATTCTCTATTGAACAACAGGATGCAATGATCGCAAACCTGCTGGGACCTAGAAATGATTTATTGGATTATCCAACACCGGTTTATGTTGACCTTACAGAAACTCCAACGCCAATAGTGCCTTTGAATGATGCAGTTGGTCTTTATCCTAATTATGTATATCTGGAATGGACCCCGGTAGAAAATGCAACGCAGTATCACTTACAAATATCCTACAGCAGTGGATTTTCTGCTATTGCACATGATGTAGTTACTACTAATAATTATTATGAGGAAAAAAATCTTCAGCTCGATAAAAAATATTACTGGCGCGTAAGACCACTTTCACCGCTTAATACCTGTGAAGCTGCTTCTATTGCTTTTAATTTTACTACAGGTAATGTATTAACTTCAGTTCAGGAGAGCGAAATATTTAATTATTTCAGTGTATATCCTAATCCTGCATCGTCTGCATCAACAATAGATATCACTTATCAAACGGACGAAAGTTTTTCAGGCACAATGAATTTATTGGATATTACCGGTAAAACTATTATGATAGAGGAAATTACAATTAATGCCGGACCAGATAAATTACAATTGAATTTACCGGAATTAAGTGAAGGAATTTATTTCATTCAATTGAATAATGGAAATAAAACAGATGTGTTAAAACTGATGATAAATAATTGA
- the mdh gene encoding malate dehydrogenase, translating into MSKVTVVGAGNVGSTVANVLAHKDFLNEIILLDIKEGTAEGKSLDTWQQAPIDYYSTKVIGVTNDYARTAGSDVVVITSGLPRKPGMSRDDLISVNAGIVKSVTEQVIKYSPNAIVIVVSNPLDVMTYCAFLTAKVDSNRVFGMAGILDTARYRAFLAEALNCSPKDIQAVLMGGHGDTMVPLPRYTTVAGIPVTEMIEEEKLNAIVQRTKVGGGEIVNLLGTSAWYAPGAAAAQMVEAIIKNEHRIFPCCVMLNGEYGLKDIYLGVPVKLGKNGIEQIIELKLNTDEMTLLQNSAVAVKEVMSVLDKMNAGS; encoded by the coding sequence ATGAGTAAAGTAACCGTTGTTGGGGCTGGAAATGTAGGATCTACCGTAGCCAATGTGCTTGCCCACAAAGATTTTTTAAATGAGATCATTCTTTTAGACATCAAAGAAGGAACTGCCGAAGGTAAGAGTTTAGATACCTGGCAACAAGCACCAATTGATTATTACAGCACAAAAGTGATTGGTGTTACCAACGATTATGCCCGCACAGCAGGAAGCGATGTGGTTGTAATTACCTCCGGTTTACCACGCAAACCCGGTATGAGCCGCGATGACTTAATTAGTGTTAATGCCGGTATCGTTAAATCGGTAACGGAACAGGTTATAAAATATTCACCTAACGCAATCGTGATCGTTGTTTCTAACCCGCTGGATGTGATGACCTATTGCGCCTTTTTGACAGCTAAAGTAGATTCAAACCGCGTTTTCGGTATGGCCGGAATACTTGATACTGCCAGATACCGCGCCTTTTTAGCTGAAGCATTAAATTGTTCACCAAAAGACATTCAGGCAGTTTTAATGGGGGGACATGGGGATACCATGGTGCCTCTTCCAAGATATACCACGGTTGCAGGAATACCTGTAACAGAGATGATAGAGGAAGAAAAACTGAACGCAATTGTACAACGAACTAAAGTTGGTGGAGGAGAAATTGTTAACCTTCTTGGCACTTCCGCCTGGTATGCACCCGGTGCTGCAGCAGCCCAAATGGTGGAAGCAATTATAAAAAATGAACATCGCATATTTCCTTGTTGTGTAATGTTAAATGGTGAATATGGATTAAAAGATATTTATCTCGGAGTACCGGTTAAACTTGGAAAAAACGGAATTGAGCAGATCATCGAATTAAAATTAAATACAGATGAAATGACCTTATTACAAAATTCTGCTGTTGCTGTAAAAGAAGTTATGAGCGTATTGGATAAAATGAACGCAGGCAGCTGA
- a CDS encoding clan AA aspartic protease, with product MNKPLKLIIKKIPPKGYHIFVKGKIQGIEVKFLIDTGASKSVVDRSFTEKHFKDQHIIKTEHQTTGLGANIQNSEFVKFNRLKIGTKSIKPLEFALIDLDMVNAAYTAAGLDPVYAIIGGDILMKYKCVIDYKNAYLIFHK from the coding sequence TTGAATAAACCATTAAAACTTATCATTAAAAAAATTCCTCCAAAGGGTTATCACATTTTTGTAAAAGGAAAAATACAAGGTATAGAAGTGAAATTCCTGATTGATACGGGTGCTTCAAAAAGTGTTGTAGACAGATCATTCACCGAAAAACATTTTAAAGATCAACACATAATTAAAACGGAACACCAAACAACCGGCTTAGGCGCAAATATTCAGAACAGTGAATTTGTAAAGTTTAACAGATTAAAGATCGGGACCAAATCAATAAAACCATTGGAGTTTGCATTGATAGATCTTGACATGGTGAATGCTGCTTATACAGCGGCAGGTTTAGATCCTGTTTATGCCATAATTGGAGGTGATATTCTGATGAAATACAAATGTGTTATTGATTACAAAAACGCATATTTAATATTCCATAAATAA
- a CDS encoding T9SS type A sorting domain-containing protein, protein MRKNLTQLLLAVLFLLEGISMTAQVKEVCGTDLERKKLIELYPEILEREADFEKRAAERLTSIMRIEGETIIIPVVFHIIHDYSGENISDEQVYDAIEHINADFRKTNADFAATIPEFQGIAADCNIEFRLAQKELSSGCTNGIDRIASLRTYTGSDAAKLGGWQSGKYLNIWVVKDLQNGAAAYAYYPGSIGGIMYTVDGIICRQDYVGTIGSAGTYAAHVLSHEIGHYLNLQHVWGNSNNPGVACGDDQVPDTPITEGWTTCNIAGNTCSGGIDNVQNHMEYSYCTTMFTEGQKARIYATLEGEDAMRNNLWTEENKILTGTNDGYVSGLCIPKSDFYTPDRLTCKGNSITFYDVSFNAEVESRVWTFEGGIPETSTEINPIVQYNDVGWHSVTLTVTNASGTDTKVFDDYLYVSTSTPDLNENYFGDFNSEEEVNSNWVLYNKYPDDREWMWRSTNGYWNTGCIWLNSRFGPDLETDVAISPTFNLSSGLTDNLFFKYSTTSFGVSAADYTMALKVYYSTNCGDTWIYMNKVTGQDLISSYGGASEFYPNYPDQWASAQFNLPEACKTNNVKFKLEFNYNSYVNNIFIDDFNFVSGVLSSPLQEELIALKIAPNPTAVNSETILYYSLKQQDDLQISVVDLFGKTIAVVDLGTQLAGSHQYIFNPADLGISKGCYIIKIGNGKFSTSEKLLVL, encoded by the coding sequence ATGAGAAAAAACCTTACCCAATTATTGTTGGCTGTACTCTTTTTATTAGAAGGAATTTCCATGACCGCCCAGGTTAAGGAAGTTTGTGGCACTGATCTGGAAAGGAAAAAGCTTATAGAATTATACCCTGAAATTTTAGAACGTGAGGCTGATTTTGAAAAAAGAGCGGCAGAGCGTTTAACTTCCATTATGCGAATTGAAGGTGAAACAATAATTATACCTGTAGTATTTCATATTATTCATGATTATTCCGGGGAAAACATAAGTGATGAACAGGTATATGATGCAATTGAACATATAAATGCAGATTTCAGGAAGACAAATGCAGATTTTGCCGCAACAATACCTGAATTTCAGGGAATTGCAGCCGATTGCAATATAGAATTCCGCTTAGCCCAAAAGGAATTAAGCAGTGGATGTACTAACGGTATTGACCGCATAGCTTCGCTTCGCACTTACACGGGTTCGGATGCTGCTAAACTCGGTGGATGGCAATCCGGCAAATATTTAAATATATGGGTGGTAAAGGATCTGCAGAATGGTGCAGCGGCATATGCCTATTATCCGGGAAGTATTGGTGGTATAATGTATACGGTTGACGGTATTATTTGCCGACAAGACTATGTTGGAACCATAGGATCGGCGGGTACATATGCTGCACATGTATTATCCCATGAAATTGGACATTATCTCAATCTTCAACATGTTTGGGGTAACAGTAATAACCCCGGTGTGGCTTGTGGCGATGATCAGGTACCGGACACTCCGATAACGGAAGGATGGACCACATGCAATATTGCTGGAAATACCTGTTCAGGAGGGATCGATAATGTGCAAAATCATATGGAGTATTCTTATTGTACTACCATGTTTACGGAGGGACAGAAAGCCCGGATTTATGCTACGCTGGAAGGAGAGGATGCAATGCGCAATAATTTATGGACAGAAGAAAATAAAATTTTAACCGGAACCAATGATGGTTATGTGAGTGGATTATGTATTCCAAAATCAGATTTTTATACACCCGACAGACTCACTTGTAAAGGCAATTCCATTACATTTTACGATGTTAGTTTTAATGCAGAAGTGGAAAGCAGAGTTTGGACCTTTGAGGGCGGAATTCCGGAAACATCTACTGAAATAAATCCAATAGTGCAATATAATGATGTTGGTTGGCATTCTGTAACATTAACTGTAACAAATGCATCAGGAACAGATACAAAAGTTTTTGATGATTATTTATATGTGTCCACTTCCACGCCTGATTTAAATGAAAATTATTTCGGAGATTTTAATTCTGAGGAAGAAGTAAATTCAAACTGGGTACTTTATAACAAATATCCTGATGACAGAGAATGGATGTGGCGTTCAACAAACGGTTATTGGAATACAGGATGTATTTGGTTGAATAGTCGTTTTGGACCTGACCTCGAAACGGATGTAGCTATTTCTCCAACATTTAATCTTTCTTCAGGCCTAACCGATAATTTATTTTTTAAATACAGCACAACTTCTTTTGGTGTATCTGCAGCTGATTATACCATGGCATTAAAAGTTTATTACAGTACTAATTGCGGTGATACATGGATTTATATGAATAAGGTTACAGGGCAGGATCTTATTAGCAGTTATGGAGGCGCATCAGAATTTTACCCCAATTATCCTGATCAATGGGCATCCGCTCAATTTAATTTGCCGGAAGCATGTAAAACCAATAATGTAAAATTCAAATTGGAATTTAATTATAATTCTTATGTGAATAATATTTTTATAGATGATTTTAATTTCGTTTCCGGTGTGCTGAGTTCTCCACTGCAGGAAGAATTAATTGCATTAAAAATAGCACCTAATCCAACTGCAGTTAATTCAGAAACAATTTTGTATTACAGTTTAAAACAACAGGATGATCTGCAAATATCTGTAGTTGACCTATTTGGTAAAACTATTGCTGTTGTTGATCTTGGAACTCAATTGGCAGGAAGTCATCAATATATTTTCAACCCAGCTGACCTTGGCATATCAAAGGGATGTTACATAATTAAAATTGGGAACGGTAAATTTTCAACTTCAGAAAAATTATTGGTTTTATAA